In the Piscinibacter sp. XHJ-5 genome, one interval contains:
- a CDS encoding MFS transporter, which yields MPQAGSAGWVSTTLMKAAANPDAVETRSPWAPLRTRTFAVVWTASLTGAMGTWMRDVGAGWLMTSLSPSVTYVALVQVATSLPIFLLSLPAGALADIVDRRRSLLWLNALLAAVACFMGVVAASGGMTPVLLVGSLLLAGVFAALVQPMQQSLTPLLVPRAQLRTAVALNGLGFNVARATGPAIAGVLIAVSGVAITFFLDALSYAVLFGAFWWWKGASARASSGPPESLLPAMRAGIRYALHSVPLQRTLLRAASFFIYASALWALLPVIARRQLGGGPGYYGVLLACVGAGAVVGAVALPKLRSKIGSEGVMRLGMAAAAGVLLTLAFVKNPLIAAVAMALAGAAWIAVLTTVNVSAQTALPDWVRGRGLAVYLTVFYGAMSIGSLLWGAVADAASVAVSLSMATLTGMLSLVLGFLKPLPAGEADLTPSMHWPDPTVAPAMLTSLEADRGPVLITVEYLVSPGDIEAFLAAVREFKSERLRDGAFLWGIYEDTDRPGRFLEHFLVASWLEHQRQHRRVSMADADLQALVVRFHRGTERPRVEHLIAPPH from the coding sequence ATGCCTCAGGCAGGCTCCGCCGGCTGGGTATCGACGACGCTGATGAAGGCTGCCGCAAATCCTGATGCTGTGGAGACTCGGTCGCCATGGGCGCCCCTGCGCACCCGAACGTTTGCCGTTGTGTGGACGGCAAGCCTCACGGGCGCGATGGGCACCTGGATGCGCGACGTCGGCGCAGGGTGGCTGATGACGTCGCTTTCTCCATCCGTGACCTACGTTGCGCTGGTGCAGGTGGCAACGTCGCTGCCGATCTTTCTTCTGTCCTTGCCTGCAGGAGCGTTGGCCGATATCGTCGACCGGCGAAGATCGCTGCTTTGGCTCAACGCGTTGCTGGCTGCTGTCGCCTGCTTCATGGGCGTGGTCGCCGCAAGCGGAGGAATGACGCCGGTTCTGCTCGTGGGTTCGTTGCTGCTGGCAGGCGTCTTCGCTGCCCTGGTGCAGCCGATGCAGCAGTCCTTGACGCCGCTGCTGGTGCCGAGGGCTCAACTGCGCACCGCCGTGGCGCTGAACGGCCTCGGGTTCAACGTCGCACGAGCGACCGGGCCGGCGATTGCGGGTGTGCTGATCGCGGTATCGGGCGTCGCCATCACCTTCTTTCTCGATGCGTTGAGCTACGCCGTTTTGTTCGGTGCGTTCTGGTGGTGGAAGGGCGCATCGGCACGCGCTTCCAGCGGTCCACCGGAGAGCTTGCTGCCGGCCATGCGTGCAGGGATTCGATACGCGTTGCATTCGGTGCCGCTGCAACGCACTTTGCTGCGAGCGGCTTCCTTCTTCATCTATGCCAGCGCGCTTTGGGCGCTCCTTCCGGTGATCGCGCGCCGGCAACTCGGCGGAGGCCCCGGCTACTACGGCGTGTTGCTGGCCTGCGTGGGCGCAGGCGCGGTCGTTGGCGCTGTGGCGCTGCCGAAGCTGCGAAGCAAGATAGGCAGCGAGGGCGTCATGCGTCTCGGCATGGCGGCCGCGGCAGGTGTCCTGCTCACGCTGGCCTTCGTCAAGAACCCCTTGATCGCTGCTGTCGCGATGGCGCTCGCAGGCGCCGCCTGGATCGCGGTGCTGACGACCGTCAATGTGTCGGCACAGACAGCACTGCCCGACTGGGTTCGCGGCCGCGGCCTTGCCGTCTACCTGACCGTGTTCTACGGCGCGATGTCGATCGGCAGTCTGCTTTGGGGTGCCGTGGCGGACGCCGCGAGCGTGGCGGTGTCGCTCTCGATGGCGACCTTGACCGGCATGCTGAGCCTGGTTCTCGGCTTCTTGAAGCCCTTGCCTGCTGGAGAGGCGGACCTGACGCCCTCGATGCACTGGCCCGATCCGACCGTCGCACCGGCCATGCTGACCAGTCTTGAAGCGGACCGCGGGCCCGTGCTCATCACCGTCGAGTACCTGGTTTCGCCTGGCGACATCGAGGCGTTTCTCGCGGCCGTGCGCGAGTTCAAATCCGAGCGGCTTCGCGACGGCGCATTCCTGTGGGGCATCTACGAGGACACGGACCGCCCGGGACGCTTCCTGGAGCATTTCCTGGTGGCCTCGTGGCTTGAACACCAGCGGCAGCACCGGCGTGTCTCGATGGCCGATGCCGACTTGCAGGCATTGGTAGTGCGTTTTCACCGTGGCACCGAGCGGCCACGGGTCGAGCACCTGATTGCACCGCCCCACTAG
- a CDS encoding LysR family transcriptional regulator yields the protein MDRLKALEVFKSIVEHGSFVKGAEALGISRSVATRAVQDLEAHLRVRLLQRTTRRIALTVVGHNVLEQACGLIDQFRAMEAMSSLSGTEVAGSVRLVAPASYGRQMLGPALADFRSTYPGVSVDLRLVDDCVDVIDDEADLSICVGRGLRLSLIARKIGVARLGLYASSSYLVRNGAPEHPFDLQRHDCLTCHGIPHWQFKHRHTQETHAASPRGVLNSNSVDTLIAAAIHGAGIVLLPCFLADRFVDAGELQSILEGWQAASLDVHLAYSSRQHQPLRVRKLIDHLSDAISSLDDAASSLSDPHRSKAAIRLSHSGSVAGLGVGRGERISPRSSDGARQGSG from the coding sequence ATGGATCGCCTGAAAGCCCTCGAGGTGTTCAAGTCGATCGTCGAGCACGGCAGCTTCGTCAAGGGGGCGGAGGCGCTTGGCATCTCACGCTCGGTCGCGACGCGCGCGGTGCAGGACCTGGAGGCGCACCTGCGGGTCAGACTGTTGCAGCGCACGACGCGTCGCATTGCGCTGACGGTCGTGGGTCACAACGTTCTCGAGCAAGCATGTGGACTCATCGACCAATTCCGCGCGATGGAGGCGATGAGCAGCCTGAGCGGGACGGAGGTGGCGGGCTCCGTCCGACTCGTGGCGCCGGCGTCCTATGGCCGTCAGATGCTGGGCCCGGCGCTTGCGGACTTCCGATCCACCTACCCCGGGGTCTCGGTGGACCTGCGCCTGGTCGACGACTGCGTCGACGTGATCGACGATGAAGCCGATCTGTCCATCTGTGTAGGGCGCGGACTGCGACTGTCCTTGATCGCGCGCAAGATCGGTGTCGCGCGCCTCGGGTTGTATGCATCGTCGTCCTACCTCGTGAGGAACGGTGCGCCAGAGCATCCTTTCGATTTGCAGCGCCATGACTGCCTGACCTGTCACGGCATCCCCCACTGGCAGTTCAAGCACCGCCACACGCAGGAAACACATGCAGCGTCACCCCGCGGAGTGCTCAATTCGAACAGCGTCGACACCTTGATCGCCGCAGCCATCCACGGTGCCGGCATCGTCCTGCTGCCCTGCTTCCTCGCTGATCGCTTCGTGGATGCCGGCGAATTGCAGTCCATCCTCGAGGGCTGGCAGGCAGCATCGCTCGACGTCCATCTCGCCTACAGCTCCCGGCAGCACCAGCCGCTGCGAGTGCGCAAGCTCATCGACCACTTGTCCGACGCCATATCGTCGTTGGACGATGCTGCGTCATCACTCAGCGATCCGCACCGCAGCAAGGCTGCGATCCGCTTGTCGCACTCCGGCTCGGTCGCGGGGCTAGGCGTTGGACGCGGCGAACGCATCAGCCCTCGCTCGAGCGACGGTGCTCGTCAGGGATCGGGCTGA
- a CDS encoding SDR family oxidoreductase produces MKRLTGKVAIVTGASSGIGRATAKLFAAEGAKVVVAARRSAELDRLVGEIEAEDGEAAALAGDVRSEPFAQALAALAVSRFGRLDIAFNNAGTIGESGPTTDISEAGWSEALVSNLTSVFLGVKHQLPQMLKQRSGSIIFTGTFVGYSFAFPGVAAYAASKAGLIGLMQALAAEYGPQGIRVNTILPGAVDTPMYRGVNDTAEAQAFVTNLHALKRVAAPEEVARSVLYLASDDSSFVSGTASLIDGGASVTRT; encoded by the coding sequence ATGAAGCGTCTGACAGGAAAAGTGGCCATCGTGACGGGTGCCAGCTCGGGCATCGGCCGCGCCACCGCCAAGCTCTTCGCCGCCGAGGGTGCCAAGGTCGTGGTCGCCGCGCGCCGGAGTGCCGAGCTCGACCGGCTGGTCGGCGAGATCGAAGCGGAAGACGGCGAGGCCGCTGCGCTCGCCGGCGACGTGCGGTCCGAGCCGTTCGCACAGGCGCTCGCAGCGCTGGCCGTGTCCCGCTTCGGCCGCCTCGACATCGCATTCAACAACGCAGGAACCATCGGAGAGTCGGGGCCAACGACGGACATCTCGGAGGCAGGCTGGTCCGAAGCGCTCGTCAGCAATCTCACCAGCGTGTTCCTCGGCGTCAAGCATCAGCTTCCGCAGATGCTGAAGCAACGCAGCGGATCGATCATCTTCACCGGAACTTTCGTGGGGTACAGCTTCGCCTTCCCGGGCGTCGCGGCCTATGCCGCCAGCAAGGCCGGCCTCATCGGATTGATGCAGGCGCTCGCCGCCGAATACGGCCCACAAGGCATCCGTGTCAACACGATTCTTCCCGGCGCGGTCGACACGCCGATGTACCGCGGGGTGAACGACACGGCCGAGGCACAGGCCTTCGTCACGAACCTGCATGCGCTGAAGCGCGTCGCGGCGCCGGAGGAGGTGGCTCGCTCGGTGCTCTACCTCGCCTCGGACGACTCGTCGTTCGTCTCCGGGACGGCCTCCCTGATCGACGGGGGCGCGTCCGTCACGCGCACCTGA
- a CDS encoding response regulator transcription factor — MVPVEAIRVLVLYRDALVSNGLSATLREQPDVDLVSPGPCACDTPLRPGDGRPDVVVADYENGLALIASARARQSVPHAPSLNVLVVTHRDSEREIRYALEHGVRGYLILGCGVDDLVDAVRTLHRGVRYVGAVAARRLADSVACELLTARETDVLRLVVEGYGNKTIAKRLDIAIGTVKTHLKAIFQKLEASSRTQVAAVAERRGLLATPEDPPSSFASGSRETRRTADEPVLEAMS, encoded by the coding sequence ATGGTTCCCGTCGAAGCGATCAGGGTTCTCGTGCTGTACCGCGATGCGCTGGTGTCGAACGGGCTGTCAGCGACTTTGCGTGAACAGCCGGATGTCGACCTCGTGAGCCCAGGGCCATGTGCCTGCGATACCCCGCTGCGGCCCGGCGACGGCCGCCCGGATGTGGTCGTGGCCGACTACGAAAACGGCCTTGCACTGATCGCGAGCGCCCGCGCCCGCCAGTCCGTACCGCACGCACCGAGCCTCAACGTGCTGGTGGTGACGCACCGCGACAGCGAGCGCGAGATCCGCTACGCGCTCGAGCATGGTGTCCGCGGCTACCTCATTCTCGGCTGCGGCGTCGACGATCTCGTCGATGCGGTGCGAACCCTTCACCGCGGGGTGCGCTACGTCGGCGCAGTTGCGGCGCGTCGCTTGGCCGACAGCGTGGCTTGCGAGTTGTTGACGGCTCGCGAGACAGACGTGCTGCGCCTGGTCGTCGAGGGGTACGGCAACAAGACGATCGCCAAGCGCCTCGATATCGCGATCGGCACGGTCAAGACGCATCTCAAGGCGATCTTCCAGAAGCTCGAGGCGAGCAGCCGAACCCAGGTGGCGGCCGTGGCGGAACGGCGTGGCCTGCTGGCGACTCCGGAGGACCCGCCGAGCAGTTTCGCGTCCGGGTCCCGGGAAACGAGGCGCACGGCGGACGAGCCCGTGCTCGAGGCGATGTCCTGA